One Streptomyces sp. V4I8 genomic window carries:
- a CDS encoding TioE family transcriptional regulator — MGRNLQTGGRLRPVDLAREHGLSTQAVRNYEEDGILPAAGRTPHGYRVYTPLHAGALRAFLALVPAHGHQTATSIMRAVNQGAVDEAFRLIDESHAQLLDDRRTLRAVESALRDLEPATAPEPGGMFIGPLAGKLGIRPATLRKWERAGLVHPRRDPRTGYRVYDEAAVRDARLAHQLRRGGYLLDQIAPLIAQVRAAGGLEPLKAALRDWHSRLSARGRAMLTGAADLEAYLRERG; from the coding sequence ATGGGGCGAAACCTTCAAACGGGCGGGCGGCTCAGGCCCGTCGATCTGGCGCGCGAGCATGGTCTCTCCACGCAGGCGGTCAGGAACTACGAGGAGGACGGCATCCTGCCGGCCGCCGGTCGCACACCCCACGGCTACCGCGTCTACACCCCGCTGCACGCCGGGGCTCTGCGCGCATTCCTTGCCCTGGTGCCCGCCCATGGCCACCAGACTGCGACGTCGATCATGCGGGCCGTGAACCAGGGCGCGGTCGACGAGGCGTTCCGTCTCATCGACGAGAGCCACGCCCAACTCCTCGACGACCGCCGGACCCTCCGGGCGGTGGAGAGCGCCCTGCGCGACCTGGAACCCGCCACGGCGCCCGAGCCCGGCGGCATGTTCATCGGGCCGCTGGCGGGGAAGCTCGGGATCCGGCCCGCGACGCTGCGGAAATGGGAGCGCGCCGGGCTGGTGCACCCGCGTCGCGACCCGCGGACGGGGTACCGCGTCTACGACGAGGCCGCCGTACGGGACGCCCGGCTGGCCCATCAGCTCAGGCGGGGCGGCTACCTGCTGGACCAGATCGCCCCGCTGATCGCCCAGGTGCGGGCGGCCGGCGGGCTGGAGCCGCTGAAGGCCGCGCTGCGCGACTGGCACAGCCGACTGTCCGCCCGCGGGCGAGCCATGCTGACCGGGGCCGCGGATCTGGAGGCCTACCTCCGCGAGCGCGGATGA
- a CDS encoding DeoR/GlpR family DNA-binding transcription regulator — MSENQNLLAEQRRALILDEVRRRGGVRVNELTRKLGVSDMTVRRDLDALARQGVLEKVHGGAVPVVEASTHEPGFEAKSGLELTAKEDIARAAAELVAPGSAIALSGGTTTYALAHQLVDVPDLTVVTNSVRVADVFHAAQRTSGPRQGAATVVLTGGVRTPSDSLVGPVADQAIAALHFDVLFLGVHGISVEAGLSTPNLAEAETNRRLVQSARRVVVVADHTKWGVVGLSSFAALEQVDTLVTDAGLDSEARSEIAEQLRRLVVAGEPDEDADL; from the coding sequence GTGAGTGAGAATCAGAACCTCCTCGCGGAGCAGCGGCGCGCCCTGATCCTGGACGAGGTCCGGCGCCGAGGCGGGGTGCGTGTCAACGAGCTGACCCGCAAGCTCGGCGTGTCGGACATGACGGTGCGCCGCGATCTCGACGCGCTCGCCCGGCAGGGCGTGCTGGAGAAGGTGCACGGCGGCGCGGTCCCGGTGGTCGAGGCCAGCACGCACGAGCCGGGCTTCGAGGCCAAGTCGGGTCTGGAGCTGACGGCCAAGGAGGACATCGCGCGGGCGGCGGCCGAGCTGGTCGCGCCGGGCAGCGCGATCGCACTGTCGGGCGGTACGACGACGTACGCGCTGGCCCACCAGCTGGTCGACGTTCCCGACCTCACGGTGGTCACGAACTCGGTGCGGGTGGCCGACGTCTTCCACGCCGCGCAGCGCACGTCGGGCCCCCGGCAGGGCGCGGCCACGGTCGTACTGACCGGCGGGGTCCGCACTCCGTCCGACTCGCTGGTGGGCCCGGTGGCCGACCAGGCGATCGCGGCGCTCCACTTCGACGTGCTGTTCCTCGGTGTGCACGGCATATCGGTCGAGGCCGGCCTGTCCACGCCGAACCTCGCGGAGGCGGAGACCAACCGGCGTCTGGTGCAGTCGGCGCGCCGGGTCGTGGTGGTCGCCGACCACACCAAGTGGGGTGTGGTGGGGCTGAGTTCGTTCGCGGCGCTGGAGCAGGTCGACACGCTGGTGACGGATGCCGGCCTCGACTCCGAGGCGCGCTCGGAGATCGCGGAGCAGCTGCGGCGGCTGGTGGTGGCGGGCGAGCCCGACGAGGACGCTGATCTCTGA
- a CDS encoding SHOCT domain-containing protein, with translation MQTLAHFADGGPGPWILLFPLIWAAVVIGGITLLRRTVWRGRRAPWRSAADDNSPITVLGHRFASGEIDEDEYWRRLSVLDEQFGGTGKGGAA, from the coding sequence ATGCAGACCCTGGCTCACTTCGCCGACGGCGGCCCCGGCCCGTGGATCCTCCTCTTCCCGCTGATCTGGGCGGCCGTCGTGATCGGCGGCATCACGCTGCTGCGCCGCACGGTGTGGCGCGGACGCCGCGCCCCCTGGCGGTCGGCCGCCGACGACAACTCACCCATCACCGTGCTCGGGCACCGCTTCGCCTCCGGCGAGATCGACGAGGACGAGTACTGGCGCCGACTGTCCGTCCTGGACGAGCAGTTCGGCGGCACGGGCAAGGGCGGTGCGGCATGA
- a CDS encoding DUF4865 family protein, producing the protein MHAMQYEITLPADYDMGIIRRRVASRGHLLDDWEGLGFKTYLMRERGVHGSPVNQYAPFYLWNSVAGMSAFLWGGPFQGIVDDFGRPSVRQWSGAVHAEGRDAHSPARIAVRRRQRVPDDGLLADFMAETARETERLAAEDGAVLAAAAVDTNRWELIHFSLWGNDTPKADGDMYEVLHMSEPGRDRLPG; encoded by the coding sequence ATGCACGCGATGCAGTACGAGATCACCCTGCCCGCCGACTACGACATGGGGATCATCCGCCGCCGCGTCGCGAGCCGGGGGCATCTGCTCGACGACTGGGAGGGGCTCGGGTTCAAGACGTACCTGATGCGCGAGCGCGGTGTGCACGGATCGCCGGTCAACCAGTACGCGCCGTTCTATCTGTGGAACTCCGTCGCCGGGATGAGCGCGTTCCTCTGGGGCGGCCCTTTCCAGGGCATCGTCGACGACTTCGGGCGACCGTCGGTGCGGCAGTGGTCCGGGGCGGTGCACGCGGAGGGCCGTGACGCCCACTCCCCCGCGCGGATCGCGGTGCGGCGGCGCCAACGGGTGCCGGACGACGGGCTGTTGGCCGACTTCATGGCGGAGACGGCGCGGGAGACGGAGCGGCTGGCCGCCGAGGACGGAGCGGTGCTCGCGGCGGCGGCCGTGGACACGAACCGTTGGGAGCTGATCCACTTCTCCCTTTGGGGAAACGACACGCCCAAGGCCGACGGTGACATGTACGAGGTGCTGCACATGTCCGAGCCGGGGCGGGACCGGTTGCCGGGCTGA
- a CDS encoding SRPBCC family protein, which translates to MAHLLREVGLDFVGTAPVRHVFAREISAPPETVHRALAEDVPGWTEWFSAVKLARPLGDGARREIRLKGGTRFEETILAAKSPELYAYRVDVTNAPGARAMVEEWRLTPAGTGTLVRWTFAVDGTAPFRFAFGLARPGLGRAFRDAVTALDRRLAATAP; encoded by the coding sequence ATGGCTCACCTGCTGCGTGAGGTGGGGCTCGACTTCGTCGGGACCGCGCCCGTACGGCATGTCTTCGCGCGGGAGATCTCCGCTCCCCCGGAGACGGTCCACCGCGCGCTGGCCGAGGACGTGCCGGGCTGGACGGAGTGGTTCTCGGCGGTGAAGCTGGCCCGTCCGCTCGGCGACGGAGCCCGGCGCGAGATCCGGCTCAAGGGCGGTACCCGCTTCGAGGAGACGATCCTCGCCGCGAAGAGCCCCGAGCTGTACGCCTACCGCGTCGACGTCACCAACGCGCCGGGGGCCCGGGCCATGGTCGAGGAGTGGCGGCTCACCCCGGCCGGGACGGGCACGCTGGTGCGGTGGACGTTCGCGGTGGACGGCACGGCACCCTTCCGGTTCGCCTTCGGCCTCGCCCGGCCCGGTCTCGGCCGGGCGTTCCGGGACGCGGTGACAGCGCTGGACCGGCGGCTGGCGGCCACGGCGCCCTAG
- a CDS encoding ABC transporter ATP-binding protein, whose amino-acid sequence MTTTTVTTTTTVTTTPTAARVVDAVKVYGTGDTGVRALDGVSVDFPVGRFTAIMGPSGSGKSTLMHCAAGLDTLTSGTAHIGDTELSSLDDRRLTLLRRDRVGFVFQAFNLVPTLTVAENIRLPLDLAGGKGSKGSKGNKGSKGSRGGHGDKGDTEWIDALIDVVGLRDRLHHRPSELSGGQQQRVAVARAFAGQPDVVFADEPTGNLDSRSGEEVLGLLGRAVRQTARTVVMVTHDPVAAAHADEVVFLADGRLVDRMESPTADKVLDRMKAFEVPS is encoded by the coding sequence ATGACGACCACGACCGTCACGACGACCACGACCGTCACGACGACGCCGACGGCCGCCCGCGTCGTCGACGCCGTGAAGGTGTACGGCACCGGCGACACCGGCGTGAGGGCCCTGGACGGGGTGAGCGTCGACTTCCCGGTCGGCCGCTTCACCGCGATCATGGGGCCCTCGGGCTCCGGCAAGTCCACGCTGATGCACTGCGCGGCCGGCCTCGACACCCTCACCTCGGGCACCGCCCACATCGGGGACACCGAGCTGAGCAGCCTCGACGACCGCCGCCTCACCCTCCTGCGCCGCGACCGCGTCGGCTTCGTCTTCCAGGCCTTCAACCTGGTGCCGACGCTGACGGTCGCGGAGAACATCAGGCTGCCGCTGGACCTCGCGGGCGGAAAGGGAAGCAAGGGAAGCAAGGGAAACAAGGGCAGCAAGGGCAGCAGGGGCGGCCACGGCGACAAAGGAGACACGGAGTGGATCGACGCGCTGATCGACGTCGTCGGCCTGCGCGACCGGCTCCACCACCGACCCTCCGAGCTCTCCGGCGGCCAGCAGCAACGCGTCGCCGTCGCCCGGGCGTTCGCCGGGCAGCCGGACGTCGTCTTCGCCGACGAGCCGACCGGCAACCTCGACTCCCGTTCCGGCGAGGAGGTCCTCGGCCTGCTCGGCCGCGCGGTGCGCCAGACGGCCCGCACGGTCGTCATGGTCACCCACGACCCGGTGGCCGCCGCCCACGCCGACGAGGTCGTCTTCCTCGCCGACGGACGCCTGGTCGACCGTATGGAGTCCCCGACCGCCGACAAGGTCCTGGACCGCATGAAAGCCTTCGAGGTGCCCTCATGA
- a CDS encoding DUF1272 domain-containing protein encodes MALEMRDRCERCETAALPLDAPARICSYECTFCVPCSDAMADICPNCGGELVPRPRRS; translated from the coding sequence ATGGCACTGGAGATGCGCGACCGATGTGAGCGCTGCGAGACGGCGGCGCTGCCGCTGGACGCGCCTGCCCGTATCTGCTCGTACGAGTGCACCTTCTGCGTGCCGTGCAGTGACGCGATGGCGGACATCTGTCCCAACTGCGGGGGCGAGCTGGTCCCCAGACCTCGCCGTTCGTGA
- a CDS encoding tautomerase family protein: MPFVRIDALGADPERLDALGRAVHDSLVEAIGIPSDDRFQVLVGHDGTRSTLRYDDNYLGIHRDDGIVYVTITLRSGRSPAQKQALYRRIAELAHSYAGTEPRNVFVHLIENEPVNWSFGEGVAQYADSPAPVDSPALTGPSGS, from the coding sequence ATGCCCTTCGTCCGCATCGACGCCCTCGGCGCCGACCCCGAGCGGCTGGACGCGCTCGGCCGTGCCGTGCACGACTCCCTGGTGGAGGCCATCGGGATCCCGTCCGACGACCGGTTCCAGGTGCTGGTCGGGCATGACGGCACCCGCAGCACGCTCCGCTACGACGACAACTACCTCGGCATCCACCGGGACGACGGCATCGTGTACGTCACGATCACCCTGCGCTCCGGCCGGTCCCCCGCGCAGAAGCAGGCGCTGTACCGGCGCATCGCCGAACTCGCCCACTCCTACGCGGGGACCGAGCCGCGGAACGTGTTCGTCCATCTGATCGAGAACGAACCCGTCAACTGGTCGTTCGGCGAGGGAGTGGCGCAGTACGCCGACTCCCCCGCCCCCGTCGATTCACCCGCCCTCACCGGGCCGTCGGGAAGCTGA
- a CDS encoding ATP-binding protein: protein MISHPSRHCTVELQALPSRIGQVRRIVSAQLRYWHLDALIDRAALGVTELLTNVHQHAQPDKMCTVEIELLLDRLMVSVRDHDPRLPIVADAKDADTLATCGRGLAMVAAFSESWGVRPDGESGKVVWFALPTPVAARGTDARSPQRSAGATVAAVAVAVEEPARQFAEVGARVDLRRPEHAPARSAVVG from the coding sequence GTGATCAGTCACCCAAGCAGGCACTGCACGGTGGAGCTCCAAGCCCTGCCGTCGCGGATCGGCCAAGTCCGCAGAATCGTATCGGCGCAGTTGCGCTACTGGCATCTGGACGCCTTGATAGACCGCGCCGCGCTCGGTGTGACCGAGCTGTTGACCAACGTCCACCAGCACGCCCAGCCGGACAAGATGTGCACCGTCGAGATCGAGCTGCTGCTCGACCGGCTCATGGTCTCGGTGCGCGACCACGACCCGCGTCTGCCGATCGTGGCGGACGCCAAGGACGCCGACACCCTCGCCACCTGCGGGCGCGGGCTTGCGATGGTGGCCGCCTTCAGCGAGAGCTGGGGTGTGCGCCCGGACGGCGAGTCCGGCAAGGTCGTGTGGTTCGCGCTGCCGACGCCCGTGGCGGCCCGGGGCACGGACGCGCGGTCGCCGCAGCGCTCGGCCGGGGCGACCGTGGCCGCGGTGGCGGTGGCCGTGGAAGAGCCCGCGCGGCAGTTCGCCGAGGTCGGGGCGCGGGTTGATCTGCGCAGGCCCGAGCATGCTCCCGCCCGGTCGGCCGTTGTCGGTTGA
- a CDS encoding PLP-dependent cysteine synthase family protein translates to MSTIQHIPSGVTLDVDHSDAAYRAWLKEAVRKVQADANRSADTHLLRFPLPEQWGIDLYLKDESTHPTGSLKHRLARSLFLYGLCNGWIRPHRPVIEASSGSTAVSEAYFAKLIGVPFIAVMPRTTSAEKIRLIEFHGGQCHFVDDSRKMYEESARLAVETGGHYMDQFTYAERATDWRGNNNIAESVFRQLELERFPEPTWIVATAGTGGTSATIARYVHYMQYDTRICVADPENSCFFEGWTTGDPDVTCGRGSRIEGIGRPRMEPSFVPGAVDRMMKVPDAASVAAVRALEQAIGRKAGGSTGTGLWSALKIVAEMVAGGRQGSVVTLLCDPGDRYLDKYYSDAWLAEQGLDIAPYATAIEHLLNTGVWPE, encoded by the coding sequence GTGAGCACCATCCAGCACATCCCGTCCGGCGTGACCCTCGACGTCGACCACAGCGACGCCGCCTACCGCGCCTGGCTGAAAGAAGCCGTACGCAAGGTCCAGGCCGACGCCAACCGTTCGGCCGACACCCACCTGCTGCGCTTCCCGCTGCCGGAGCAGTGGGGCATCGACCTGTACCTGAAGGACGAGTCGACCCACCCGACCGGCAGCCTCAAGCACCGGCTCGCCCGCTCGCTGTTCCTCTACGGCCTGTGCAATGGCTGGATCCGGCCGCACCGCCCCGTGATCGAGGCCTCCAGCGGCTCGACGGCCGTCTCCGAGGCGTACTTCGCGAAGCTGATCGGCGTGCCCTTCATCGCGGTCATGCCGCGCACGACGAGCGCCGAGAAGATCCGTCTGATCGAGTTCCACGGCGGACAGTGCCACTTCGTGGACGACTCACGGAAGATGTACGAGGAGTCCGCACGCCTCGCGGTGGAGACCGGCGGCCACTACATGGACCAGTTCACCTACGCCGAACGGGCCACGGACTGGCGCGGCAACAACAACATCGCCGAATCCGTCTTCCGCCAGCTGGAGTTGGAGCGGTTCCCGGAGCCCACGTGGATCGTCGCCACGGCCGGCACCGGCGGCACCTCCGCGACCATCGCCCGGTACGTCCACTACATGCAGTACGACACCCGCATCTGTGTCGCCGATCCGGAGAACTCGTGCTTCTTCGAGGGCTGGACCACCGGCGATCCGGACGTCACCTGCGGCCGCGGCTCGCGCATCGAGGGCATCGGCCGGCCGCGCATGGAGCCGAGCTTCGTGCCCGGCGCCGTCGACCGGATGATGAAGGTGCCGGACGCGGCCAGCGTGGCCGCCGTGCGGGCCCTGGAGCAGGCCATCGGCCGCAAGGCGGGCGGCTCCACCGGCACCGGGCTGTGGAGCGCGCTGAAGATCGTCGCCGAGATGGTGGCCGGGGGGCGGCAGGGGAGCGTGGTGACGCTGCTGTGCGACCCGGGGGACCGGTACCTCGACAAGTACTACTCGGACGCGTGGCTGGCCGAGCAGGGCCTGGACATCGCACCGTACGCGACGGCCATCGAGCACCTGCTGAACACGGGCGTCTGGCCCGAGTGA
- a CDS encoding ABC transporter permease, producing MNTSVRLSVSSLRAHTRRFAGTFLAVFLGVAFLAGTLVMGDTLRAGFDTMFGKATSGTDAVVRSADAITTPGESEGVREPVDTDLVRTIEQAPGVAAAAPDIQGAGQLVGRNGDPIGGQGPPTLAGNWITDPGLNPYRLAEGRAPEKSGEVVVNKGTAERGDLKIGDSTTLRTPDPVKVTIVGLATFGGEDGMAQVTFTGMTRADAEKYLTARPGEAASIQVRAGPGTSQRELVEELTTVLPRGVEAITGQESAEENTDMISSQFLTLFTTFLLVFSGVALLVATFSIHNTFAIVVAQRTRENALLRALGASRRQVTASTLVEAIAVAVTASLAGLAGGIGIAAGLQALFPAIGFPFPEGDLVVTALSMALPLAVGIVVCLGSALLPALRAGHTAPLAALRETAVDTSGASRARAVTGVGLLALAIGVTLGGVLLTPSLWLAGTGATLALAAFVVLGPVASTTAVRVLGSPLGRLRGVTGGLARRNALRSPKRTAATASALMIGVAVVSLFTVFGASLKATMDQTVSRSFAGDVAVSTPSFGAGGSGLSPRLADAVQRLPEVDTAVGLGRGVAEVNGKGRALTVTDPVALERTFDLGTVHGSLRDLGTDGIAITRKEADKQNLTTGDKARLTFTDGQAQTFTVRAVYGRSELAGDYVITRDAWAPHRTQDADTLLTVSFKDGVSTDTGRTAVEEVAAQYGDPEVQTRDEYAQSAAGGIDMMLTLVYALLALAVLIALLGIANTLTLAIHERTRELGLLRAVGQTRSQLRAMVRWESVLVAAFGTVGGLALGAFLGWVLVAASDGASDSAFAFAMPPLQLLVVALVGLTAGALAGLRPARRAARLDVLRAIATE from the coding sequence ATGAACACGTCTGTCCGCCTGAGCGTGTCCTCCCTGCGCGCCCACACGCGCCGCTTCGCCGGTACGTTCCTCGCGGTGTTCCTCGGCGTGGCCTTCCTGGCCGGAACCCTCGTCATGGGCGACACCCTGCGCGCCGGCTTCGACACGATGTTCGGCAAGGCGACCAGCGGCACGGACGCCGTCGTCCGCAGTGCCGACGCCATCACCACGCCGGGTGAGAGCGAGGGCGTGCGCGAACCGGTCGACACGGACCTGGTGCGCACGATCGAGCAGGCCCCCGGCGTCGCGGCGGCCGCGCCCGACATCCAGGGCGCCGGTCAGCTCGTCGGCAGGAACGGCGACCCCATCGGCGGCCAGGGCCCGCCCACCCTCGCCGGCAACTGGATCACCGACCCCGGCCTCAACCCGTACCGCCTGGCCGAAGGCCGTGCCCCGGAGAAGTCCGGCGAGGTCGTCGTCAACAAGGGGACCGCCGAACGAGGCGACCTGAAGATCGGCGACTCGACGACCCTGCGTACGCCCGACCCGGTCAAGGTGACCATCGTCGGCCTCGCGACTTTCGGCGGCGAGGACGGCATGGCCCAGGTGACCTTCACCGGCATGACCCGGGCCGACGCCGAGAAGTACCTCACGGCCCGGCCCGGCGAGGCCGCGAGCATCCAGGTGCGGGCCGGCCCCGGTACCAGCCAGCGGGAACTGGTCGAGGAACTGACGACCGTGCTGCCCCGCGGCGTCGAGGCCATCACCGGCCAGGAGTCGGCCGAGGAGAACACCGACATGATCTCCAGCCAGTTCCTGACCCTCTTCACCACCTTCCTCCTGGTCTTCTCCGGCGTGGCCCTCCTGGTCGCGACCTTTTCCATCCACAACACCTTCGCGATCGTCGTGGCCCAACGCACCCGGGAGAACGCCCTGTTGCGCGCCCTCGGCGCCTCCCGCCGCCAGGTCACCGCGTCGACCCTCGTCGAGGCGATCGCCGTCGCCGTCACCGCGTCCCTGGCCGGCCTCGCGGGCGGCATCGGCATCGCAGCGGGTCTCCAGGCCCTGTTCCCGGCGATCGGATTCCCCTTCCCCGAGGGCGACCTGGTGGTGACGGCCCTTTCCATGGCCCTGCCGCTCGCGGTCGGCATCGTGGTCTGCCTCGGTTCCGCCCTGCTCCCCGCCCTGCGAGCCGGCCACACCGCACCCCTGGCCGCCCTGCGCGAGACGGCCGTCGACACCTCCGGCGCCTCGCGAGCCCGCGCCGTCACCGGCGTGGGCCTGCTCGCCCTGGCGATCGGCGTCACGCTCGGCGGAGTTCTGCTGACCCCGTCCCTCTGGCTGGCGGGAACCGGCGCCACCCTCGCCCTGGCCGCCTTCGTGGTCCTCGGCCCCGTCGCCTCCACGACGGCCGTACGGGTGCTCGGTAGCCCCCTCGGCCGACTGCGCGGCGTCACCGGCGGACTCGCCCGGCGCAACGCGCTGCGCAGCCCGAAGCGAACGGCCGCCACCGCGAGCGCCCTGATGATCGGCGTCGCCGTCGTCTCCCTGTTCACGGTGTTCGGCGCCTCGCTGAAGGCGACGATGGACCAGACCGTGTCCCGGTCCTTCGCGGGCGACGTGGCCGTCAGCACCCCGTCGTTCGGCGCGGGCGGCAGCGGCCTGAGCCCGCGCCTCGCCGACGCGGTCCAGCGGCTGCCCGAGGTCGACACGGCCGTCGGACTCGGCCGGGGCGTCGCCGAAGTGAACGGCAAGGGAAGGGCCCTGACGGTCACCGACCCGGTCGCCCTGGAACGCACCTTCGACCTCGGCACCGTCCACGGCTCCCTCCGTGACCTCGGCACCGACGGCATCGCGATCACTCGGAAGGAGGCCGACAAGCAGAACCTGACGACCGGCGACAAGGCCCGCCTCACCTTCACCGACGGCCAGGCACAGACCTTCACGGTCCGCGCGGTCTACGGCCGGTCCGAACTCGCCGGCGACTATGTCATCACCCGCGACGCCTGGGCTCCGCATCGCACCCAGGACGCCGACACCCTACTCACCGTCTCCTTCAAGGACGGCGTGAGCACGGACACCGGCAGGACGGCGGTGGAAGAGGTGGCCGCTCAGTACGGCGACCCCGAGGTGCAAACCCGCGACGAGTACGCGCAATCGGCGGCCGGCGGGATCGACATGATGCTGACCCTCGTCTACGCGCTGCTCGCCCTGGCGGTGCTCATCGCCCTCCTCGGCATCGCCAACACCCTCACGCTGGCGATCCACGAGCGCACCCGCGAACTCGGCCTGCTGCGGGCCGTGGGCCAGACCCGCTCCCAACTGCGCGCGATGGTCCGCTGGGAGTCGGTCCTGGTGGCAGCCTTCGGCACGGTCGGCGGCCTCGCCCTCGGCGCCTTCCTCGGCTGGGTGCTGGTGGCGGCCTCCGACGGAGCGAGCGACAGTGCCTTCGCCTTCGCGATGCCGCCGCTGCAACTGCTGGTGGTCGCCCTGGTCGGCCTGACCGCCGGAGCCCTGGCAGGCCTACGCCCGGCGCGCCGCGCGGCACGCCTGGACGTCCTGAGGGCGATCGCCACAGAGTGA
- a CDS encoding TetR/AcrR family transcriptional regulator, with amino-acid sequence MYNEGMSASDTSDRLIESTRELLWERGYVGTSPKAILERSGAGQGSMYHHFKGKPDLALAAIRRTAEEMRATAAGVLDGPDTPYERIEAYLRRERDVLRGCPIGRLTMDPDVIASDELRAPVDETLDWLRERLAGIVEEGKEQGQFAPGLDGESIAATIVATVQGGYVLARASGSPAAFDVGVRGLLSLLAPHQKH; translated from the coding sequence ATGTACAATGAGGGCATGAGCGCATCGGACACCTCGGACCGGCTGATCGAGTCCACCCGCGAACTGCTGTGGGAGCGGGGCTATGTCGGCACCAGCCCCAAGGCGATCCTGGAGCGTTCGGGCGCCGGGCAGGGCAGCATGTACCACCACTTCAAGGGGAAGCCGGATCTGGCGCTGGCCGCGATCCGCCGTACCGCCGAGGAGATGCGGGCTACCGCCGCGGGAGTACTCGACGGGCCGGACACGCCGTACGAGCGCATCGAGGCGTATCTGCGGCGCGAGCGCGATGTACTGCGCGGCTGTCCGATCGGGCGGCTGACGATGGACCCGGACGTGATCGCCAGCGACGAACTGCGGGCACCCGTCGACGAGACGCTCGACTGGCTGCGGGAACGGCTCGCCGGGATCGTCGAGGAGGGCAAGGAGCAGGGCCAGTTCGCGCCCGGGCTCGACGGCGAGTCGATCGCGGCGACGATCGTCGCGACCGTCCAGGGCGGCTACGTTCTCGCCCGCGCGTCCGGGTCGCCCGCCGCCTTCGACGTGGGCGTCCGGGGCTTGCTGTCCCTTCTCGCACCGCACCAGAAGCACTAG
- a CDS encoding erythromycin esterase family protein — MATDIKDTAHAVEAAAVMGLLPARPRLLALGEPTHGEDTLLDLRNALFRQLVEEESYRTITIESDCMMGLVVDDYVTSGTGTLDEVMERGFSHGWGASAANRELVAWMRAHNEDRPASERLRFAGFDGPLEITGAASPRQALTALHGYLSTWVDAALLPCTREKLDHLIGADERWTEPAAMMDPARSVGRSAEAGRLRLLADDLVALLDARTPYLIRATSRADWERASLYGRTATGLLRYHYWMADTSPARMTWLVSVRDQMMARNLLAVAARGPALAHAHNGHLQRQKSTMRMGGMPVEWWSAGALVSARLGEEYAFVATALGTIRHQGVDTPPPETVEGLLYALPGDSCLIDAPRLATALGDPLPAPRVSPWFGYSPIDPAHLADSDGLVFVKDVPQS, encoded by the coding sequence ATGGCTACCGACATCAAGGACACCGCCCATGCCGTCGAGGCCGCCGCCGTCATGGGGCTGCTCCCCGCCCGGCCCCGGCTGCTCGCCCTGGGAGAGCCCACGCACGGTGAGGACACTCTGCTCGACCTGCGCAACGCCCTCTTCCGGCAACTCGTCGAGGAGGAGAGCTACCGGACGATCACGATCGAGAGCGACTGCATGATGGGCCTGGTCGTGGACGACTACGTCACCTCGGGCACGGGCACTCTCGACGAGGTCATGGAGCGGGGATTCAGCCACGGCTGGGGCGCCTCGGCGGCCAACCGCGAGCTCGTCGCCTGGATGCGCGCCCACAACGAGGACCGGCCCGCGTCCGAGCGGCTCCGCTTCGCCGGTTTCGACGGCCCGCTGGAGATCACCGGCGCCGCGAGCCCCCGGCAGGCCCTCACGGCGCTCCACGGCTACCTCTCGACCTGGGTCGACGCGGCCCTGCTCCCCTGCACCCGCGAGAAACTCGACCACCTGATCGGCGCCGACGAGCGGTGGACCGAGCCGGCCGCGATGATGGACCCGGCCCGGTCGGTGGGGCGGTCGGCCGAAGCCGGTCGGCTGCGGCTGCTCGCCGACGATCTGGTGGCGCTGCTCGACGCGCGGACGCCGTACCTGATCAGGGCGACCTCGCGGGCCGACTGGGAGCGCGCGAGCCTGTACGGGCGCACCGCGACCGGCCTGCTGCGCTACCACTACTGGATGGCCGACACCTCACCGGCCCGTATGACCTGGCTGGTGAGCGTGCGGGACCAGATGATGGCCCGCAACCTCCTCGCCGTCGCCGCTCGGGGCCCGGCCCTGGCCCACGCCCACAACGGCCATCTCCAGCGGCAGAAGAGCACCATGCGGATGGGCGGGATGCCCGTGGAGTGGTGGAGCGCCGGTGCGCTGGTCAGTGCCCGGCTCGGCGAGGAGTACGCCTTCGTGGCAACCGCCCTGGGCACGATCAGGCACCAGGGAGTGGACACCCCGCCGCCGGAGACGGTCGAAGGCCTCCTGTACGCGCTCCCCGGGGACAGCTGCCTCATCGACGCCCCGCGCCTGGCCACCGCCCTCGGCGACCCCCTGCCCGCGCCCCGGGTGTCGCCCTGGTTCGGCTACTCCCCGATCGACCCGGCCCACCTGGCGGACAGCGACGGCCTCGTGTTCGTCAAGGACGTCCCGCAGAGCTGA